In a genomic window of Bacillus thermozeamaize:
- a CDS encoding cytochrome-c oxidase — MGVRFFKIAVIYFLIGLGVGLYMSSFQDLRFGSLHAHINLLGWVSMALFGVIYHLFPQAGNHALAKWHFWLYNIGVPLMMIFLFLLIATQNVAWELGIIPGAILVVLGAICLLVNVFKHVRSSKAV; from the coding sequence ATGGGCGTCCGGTTTTTTAAAATTGCAGTCATCTACTTTCTTATCGGACTGGGTGTCGGGTTGTACATGTCCAGTTTCCAGGATTTAAGATTCGGCAGCTTGCACGCGCATATCAACCTGTTGGGGTGGGTGTCGATGGCGTTGTTCGGGGTGATTTATCACCTCTTTCCCCAGGCCGGCAATCATGCGTTGGCCAAGTGGCACTTTTGGCTCTACAATATTGGCGTCCCTCTGATGATGATATTCCTCTTCCTGTTGATCGCCACGCAAAACGTGGCGTGGGAGCTGGGCATCATTCCAGGCGCCATTCTGGTTGTATTGGGCGCCATATGTTTGCTGGTTAACGTGTTCAAGCATGTCCGTTCTTCGAAAGCGGTTTAG
- a CDS encoding alkaline phosphatase has protein sequence MLKRLAALTLVFVLLVTGLGFMTGMAYPESASPYKGEGKAKNVIFMIPDGFSTAYATNYRWFKGDEAIWDNFLVGMVKTHAANTEVTDSAAAGTALATGVKTNNGMISVRPDGKPLQTILEAAKKAGKSTGLVATSTITHATPAVFASHVASRASEADIAPQMLERVDVLLGGGKQYFLPNSEGGRQAERNLIAEAKNKGYQYVETRDQLRLAKGRKLLGLFAHDAMAAELDRKHTNEPSLAEMTAKAIQTLNQNKKGFFLMVEGSQIDWAGHAHDAAWAMRDIEAFEEAVEVAMDFAKKDGRTLVVIVGDHDTGGMSVGGYGQYDANLEVLRAVSATGNYMAAQLDKDRRNVKEVVKKYAGIELTDEEAKVIQSAKQPANAINEIISERALVGWSSSAHTGVDVQLYAFGPHADRFAGLIDNTDVPKIMAKAMKIELKN, from the coding sequence ATGCTGAAAAGGCTGGCTGCCCTAACGTTGGTTTTTGTTTTGCTTGTAACAGGTCTTGGCTTCATGACGGGGATGGCCTATCCCGAAAGTGCCAGCCCTTACAAAGGAGAAGGAAAGGCAAAAAACGTCATTTTTATGATCCCGGACGGTTTCTCCACTGCTTATGCCACGAACTACCGCTGGTTTAAAGGCGATGAAGCCATATGGGACAACTTTTTGGTCGGCATGGTCAAAACGCATGCTGCAAATACCGAAGTCACCGACTCCGCGGCCGCCGGCACAGCGTTGGCAACTGGCGTCAAGACCAACAACGGCATGATCAGCGTTCGTCCTGACGGGAAACCTTTGCAAACCATTCTGGAAGCGGCGAAAAAAGCCGGAAAATCAACGGGACTGGTGGCGACTTCGACCATCACCCATGCCACGCCTGCCGTATTCGCCTCGCACGTGGCTTCCCGCGCCAGTGAAGCGGACATTGCGCCGCAAATGCTGGAAAGGGTGGATGTGCTGCTCGGAGGCGGGAAACAGTATTTCTTGCCCAATTCGGAAGGAGGCAGGCAGGCAGAACGAAACCTCATTGCGGAAGCGAAAAACAAGGGGTACCAATATGTTGAAACGCGCGACCAGCTGCGCCTGGCAAAGGGGCGGAAGCTTCTCGGGTTGTTCGCCCATGACGCCATGGCCGCGGAATTGGACCGCAAGCACACAAATGAACCGAGCCTGGCCGAAATGACCGCGAAAGCGATCCAAACCCTCAATCAAAACAAGAAAGGCTTTTTCCTGATGGTGGAGGGCAGCCAAATCGACTGGGCGGGTCACGCGCACGACGCTGCCTGGGCGATGCGGGACATCGAGGCTTTTGAAGAAGCGGTGGAAGTGGCCATGGACTTTGCGAAAAAAGACGGCAGAACGCTCGTCGTGATTGTGGGCGACCATGACACCGGCGGCATGTCGGTCGGTGGCTACGGCCAATATGATGCCAATCTGGAAGTGTTGCGGGCAGTGAGTGCGACCGGCAACTATATGGCTGCCCAGCTTGATAAGGATCGCCGCAACGTGAAAGAAGTGGTCAAAAAATACGCCGGCATTGAACTGACGGATGAGGAAGCCAAGGTTATCCAATCCGCCAAACAACCGGCAAACGCCATCAATGAGATCATCAGTGAGCGGGCCCTCGTCGGCTGGTCGAGCAGTGCCCATACGGGAGTCGACGTGCAACTGTACGCGTTCGGCCCGCACGCGGACAGGTTTGCCGGATTGATCGACAACACGGACGTGCCGAAAATCATGGCGAAAGCGATGAAAATCGAGTTGAAAAATTGA
- a CDS encoding DNA repair photolyase translates to MTETGAIAPAFSHIYVEEEALNYPLAKDILHRFPEAVRIPVRRYQDVFARPRQQFAAQKRSQKLILAVKKAPFLYPGAKVCHDFGNAHFYYTSVALNCLYNCEYCFLQGMFPSANLVLFVNLEDYFAEVDRLLKRHPVYLSISYESDLLAMERLVSYTREWIRFASSRPELAIEVRTKSANYAALAGAFSQPNTPPDNIILAWTLSPEEVIRRHEPLTPSLKARLASARQAIADGWKVRLCFDPVLHVRNWRDQYRQCIQATFAAIPAKSVHDISIGLFRVPRDYLKTMRKQRPGSALLHYPYENRQGVLSYPEHLAEEMIRFVREELEKHVPPDKIYLLEEEQH, encoded by the coding sequence CTGACTGAGACTGGGGCCATCGCCCCCGCCTTCTCCCACATCTACGTGGAAGAGGAGGCGCTGAATTACCCGCTGGCCAAAGACATCCTCCACCGGTTCCCGGAAGCCGTGCGCATTCCCGTCCGGCGCTACCAGGACGTGTTCGCCCGTCCGCGACAGCAGTTTGCCGCACAAAAGCGCTCCCAGAAGCTGATCCTGGCGGTGAAAAAGGCGCCCTTTCTCTATCCCGGCGCCAAGGTTTGCCATGATTTCGGCAACGCGCACTTCTACTATACCTCGGTTGCCCTCAACTGCCTGTACAACTGCGAATACTGCTTCCTGCAGGGAATGTTCCCTTCCGCCAACCTGGTTCTCTTCGTCAACCTGGAGGATTACTTTGCCGAGGTGGATCGGCTGCTCAAGCGGCACCCCGTTTACCTGAGCATCTCCTACGAATCCGACCTGCTGGCCATGGAACGGCTGGTTTCCTATACCCGGGAATGGATCCGGTTCGCATCCAGCAGGCCGGAGCTGGCCATCGAAGTGCGGACCAAAAGCGCCAACTACGCCGCGCTTGCAGGCGCCTTCAGCCAGCCAAACACCCCGCCGGACAACATCATTCTGGCCTGGACCCTCTCGCCGGAGGAGGTGATCCGCCGGCACGAGCCGCTCACCCCCAGCCTCAAGGCCCGGCTGGCCAGCGCCCGGCAAGCCATCGCCGACGGATGGAAGGTGCGGCTCTGCTTCGATCCCGTGCTCCACGTCAGAAACTGGCGGGACCAATACAGGCAGTGCATCCAAGCCACCTTCGCCGCCATCCCGGCGAAAAGCGTGCACGACATCAGCATCGGCCTCTTCCGCGTCCCCCGGGATTACCTGAAAACGATGCGCAAACAGCGGCCCGGCTCGGCGCTGCTCCATTATCCGTATGAAAACAGGCAGGGCGTCCTCAGCTACCCGGAACACCTGGCGGAAGAGATGATCCGGTTCGTGCGCGAAGAGCTGGAGAAGCACGTCCCCCCTGACAAGATTTACCTCCTCGAGGAAGAACAACATTGA
- a CDS encoding 3-oxoacyl-ACP reductase has translation MATKAALVTGASSGIGLEIVKTLLAMGHPVYGLARDFSKTDFAHERFWPIPCDITRIDELRRALATIRDQGHKIHILVNNAGVGFFGPHEQLRPEQIEQMVLTNLAAPLVLTQMTLRQIKETQGVIINLSSITAKKSSTHGCAYAATKAGLTHFGVSLFDEIRKTGARVITIHPDLTTTPFYDHLDFRPGDHPGSRLTPESVAEAVRFALSQPAGAVVTDITLRPQRNQIVRKTR, from the coding sequence TTGGCAACAAAGGCTGCCCTCGTCACCGGCGCCTCTTCGGGCATCGGGCTGGAAATCGTCAAAACCCTGCTTGCGATGGGCCACCCCGTATACGGCCTGGCGCGCGACTTTTCCAAGACGGACTTTGCCCATGAGCGGTTTTGGCCCATTCCCTGCGACATCACCCGGATCGATGAGCTGCGCCGGGCACTGGCGACGATCCGCGATCAGGGACACAAGATTCACATCCTGGTGAACAATGCGGGCGTGGGCTTTTTCGGCCCCCACGAACAGCTGCGCCCGGAACAGATTGAGCAGATGGTGTTGACCAACCTGGCCGCGCCGCTCGTCCTCACGCAGATGACCCTGCGCCAGATCAAGGAGACGCAGGGGGTGATCATCAACCTCTCCTCCATCACGGCCAAAAAATCCAGCACCCACGGCTGCGCCTACGCCGCCACCAAGGCCGGACTGACCCACTTCGGCGTGAGCCTCTTCGACGAGATCCGCAAAACTGGCGCCAGGGTGATCACCATCCACCCCGATCTGACTACCACCCCCTTTTATGATCACCTCGACTTTCGCCCCGGCGATCATCCGGGATCCCGTCTCACCCCCGAAAGCGTGGCGGAAGCGGTTCGCTTTGCCCTCAGCCAGCCGGCAGGCGCCGTGGTGACAGACATCACCCTGCGGCCGCAAAGAAACCAAATCGTGCGGAAGACACGATAA
- a CDS encoding ABC transporter, with amino-acid sequence MGAEKAIDVQHVTKYYGKHLAIEDVSFSVDKGEIFGFIGPNGAGKSTLIRILLNLIFPTQGTARIFGKDVVQESKTVRGMLGYLPSEIHYYEDLRVKDLLAYSAAFYPGGRKNRTTGQAGRKSRIAELAERLQLDLEKKIGDLSFGNRKKVGIIQAMLHEPPLYIFDEPTNGLDPLIQHAFFDLIREEREKGATIFFSSHQLAEVQRLCDRVAMIKQGKLLRVEPIEQLMKNQYKKVTLTFAEGRAQEVDWPDVVQQEVSGHTVKLIYKGTSQDLIRRLQQLPITDLLVEEPSLEEIFLHEYEEEYEKATAAKRND; translated from the coding sequence ATGGGTGCGGAGAAGGCCATTGATGTCCAGCATGTCACCAAATATTACGGGAAACACCTGGCCATCGAGGACGTTTCATTTTCGGTCGACAAAGGGGAGATTTTCGGCTTTATCGGTCCGAACGGGGCCGGAAAGAGCACGCTGATCCGGATTTTGCTGAACCTGATTTTCCCCACGCAGGGCACCGCCCGCATCTTCGGCAAAGACGTCGTCCAGGAATCCAAAACCGTCAGGGGAATGCTGGGTTACCTGCCGTCAGAGATCCACTATTACGAGGATTTGCGGGTAAAGGATCTGCTGGCCTATTCGGCCGCCTTTTATCCGGGAGGGAGGAAAAACCGGACGACTGGGCAGGCCGGCCGGAAAAGCCGGATCGCGGAGCTTGCCGAACGCCTGCAATTGGATCTGGAAAAAAAGATCGGCGACCTTTCCTTCGGCAACCGGAAAAAGGTGGGGATCATCCAGGCGATGCTCCACGAACCGCCGCTCTACATCTTCGACGAACCGACCAACGGCCTGGACCCGCTGATTCAGCACGCCTTTTTTGACCTGATCAGGGAAGAGCGGGAAAAGGGGGCCACCATCTTCTTCTCCTCCCACCAACTGGCGGAAGTCCAGCGGTTGTGCGATCGGGTGGCCATGATCAAGCAAGGGAAACTGCTGCGGGTGGAGCCCATCGAGCAGTTGATGAAAAACCAGTACAAGAAAGTCACCCTCACGTTCGCGGAAGGCAGGGCACAGGAGGTGGACTGGCCCGACGTGGTGCAGCAAGAGGTCTCCGGCCATACGGTCAAACTCATCTACAAAGGCACAAGCCAGGACCTCATCCGGCGACTGCAGCAGTTGCCTATCACCGATCTGCTGGTCGAAGAACCTTCGCTGGAAGAGATCTTTCTCCACGAATACGAAGAAGAATACGAAAAAGCCACGGCCGCAAAGCGAAACGACTGA
- a CDS encoding multidrug ABC transporter permease, whose amino-acid sequence MLIYRREWRQNWKGLLIWTLILSGLNAVQLSVYPQMAEQQESLDALLQSIPETIANVFHIGELDFSTIIGFYAIECYLILTLFGSIYAANLAAQIVAKEESEKTIEFLLSKPVTRRRVLTEKGLLVLTNILLFNLVISLINLLVMALLDETPDAETFLLISVGPLLLHLTFAAVTFFLSVILSKGRMLTSLSAGLVLLTYFLSVMSDLTDKLEWLKYVSPFAYVDPAGIILDHEIKPLYLLIMLTVTVLSLGAAYAIYNKKDITV is encoded by the coding sequence ATGCTCATCTATCGAAGGGAATGGAGGCAAAACTGGAAAGGGCTGCTCATCTGGACGCTTATTTTAAGCGGTCTGAATGCGGTCCAGTTGAGCGTGTATCCGCAGATGGCCGAACAGCAGGAAAGCCTCGATGCGTTGCTCCAATCGATTCCCGAGACAATCGCCAACGTGTTCCATATCGGGGAACTGGACTTTTCCACCATCATCGGCTTTTACGCGATTGAATGCTACTTGATCCTCACGCTGTTCGGCAGCATCTACGCGGCCAACCTGGCGGCGCAAATCGTCGCCAAGGAAGAGTCGGAGAAAACCATCGAGTTTCTGCTGTCCAAGCCGGTGACGCGCCGCAGAGTGCTCACGGAAAAGGGGCTGCTCGTGCTGACCAACATCCTGTTGTTCAATCTCGTCATCTCCCTGATCAACCTTTTGGTCATGGCGCTTCTAGACGAGACGCCGGATGCTGAAACCTTCCTGCTCATATCCGTGGGGCCGCTGCTCCTGCACCTCACGTTTGCCGCGGTCACCTTCTTCCTGTCAGTCATTCTCAGCAAAGGCCGGATGCTCACATCCCTGTCCGCCGGCCTCGTGTTGCTGACCTATTTTCTCTCCGTCATGTCCGACCTCACCGACAAGCTGGAATGGCTGAAATACGTCTCGCCGTTTGCGTACGTCGATCCGGCGGGCATCATCCTGGACCACGAGATCAAGCCGCTGTACCTCCTGATCATGCTCACTGTCACCGTGCTCAGTCTCGGCGCCGCCTACGCCATTTACAACAAAAAAGACATCACCGTCTGA
- a CDS encoding multidrug resistance protein SMR → MTWIYVLLAGVVEVVWVIGLRYSGSLLHWIGTAVAIILSFHFIIKATEKLPAGTVYAVFTGIGSAGIVLIDHLFFDTKLSVAKLLLIGLIVTGVIGLKMTSAPRPEKVPHTEDT, encoded by the coding sequence ATGACCTGGATCTACGTGCTGTTGGCGGGAGTGGTGGAAGTGGTGTGGGTGATCGGGCTGAGATATTCCGGCTCCCTCCTGCACTGGATAGGGACCGCAGTGGCCATCATCCTCAGCTTCCACTTCATCATCAAAGCCACAGAAAAACTCCCCGCGGGAACCGTGTACGCCGTCTTCACCGGCATCGGTTCGGCGGGGATTGTGCTGATTGACCATCTCTTCTTTGACACTAAGTTGTCCGTTGCCAAACTGCTCCTGATCGGGTTGATCGTCACCGGAGTCATAGGGTTGAAAATGACCTCCGCTCCACGCCCGGAAAAGGTCCCGCATACGGAAGATACCTAG
- a CDS encoding multidrug resistance protein SMR, with translation MAWVFLVLASLGEIFGVMSLNLYVRKKTFPRLALVGITFGLGFLFLSLAMREIPMSIAYAIWTGLGAAGAVLMGILFFREPSGWKRLLFLGCIIVGAAGLKLIN, from the coding sequence ATGGCCTGGGTCTTCCTGGTGCTGGCCAGCTTAGGAGAAATTTTCGGTGTGATGAGCCTGAATCTCTATGTCCGCAAAAAGACGTTCCCCCGCCTCGCGCTCGTCGGCATCACCTTCGGACTGGGCTTTCTTTTTTTGTCCCTGGCGATGCGGGAGATTCCGATGAGCATTGCCTACGCCATCTGGACCGGACTCGGGGCGGCGGGAGCGGTGCTGATGGGCATTCTCTTTTTCAGGGAACCGTCAGGCTGGAAGCGGCTCCTCTTTCTCGGGTGCATCATCGTCGGGGCGGCGGGGTTGAAATTGATTAACTGA
- a CDS encoding glyoxal reductase: MTEHISDCTTLHNGVNMPWLGLGVYKAAEGEEVERAVRTALEVGYRSIDTAAIYGNERGVGKAVRESGVPREQVFITTKVWNNRQGYESTLQAFEESRQRLGVEYVDLYLIHWPVKGKYKDTWRALEKLYKDGWVRAIGVSNFQIHHLEDLLADCEIRPMVNQVELHPLLTQEPLREFCRKHQIQVEAWSPLMRGQIFDDPVVVELCRKYGKTPAQILLRWDLQHGIVTIPKSIRPERIRENADIFDFTLSEEDMAKLDALNENRRIGPDPDNFSF; the protein is encoded by the coding sequence ATGACGGAACATATTTCCGATTGCACCACGTTGCACAATGGCGTGAACATGCCCTGGCTGGGTCTTGGCGTCTACAAGGCGGCGGAAGGGGAAGAAGTGGAACGTGCGGTGCGGACCGCGCTGGAGGTAGGTTATCGCAGCATCGACACGGCGGCCATCTACGGCAACGAGCGGGGCGTGGGCAAGGCGGTTCGCGAGTCAGGCGTGCCGCGGGAACAGGTGTTCATCACGACGAAGGTGTGGAACAACCGGCAGGGGTATGAGTCGACGCTGCAGGCTTTTGAGGAAAGCCGCCAGCGCCTCGGGGTAGAATATGTGGATCTCTACCTGATCCACTGGCCGGTCAAGGGGAAGTACAAGGACACCTGGCGTGCCCTGGAGAAGCTGTACAAGGACGGGTGGGTGCGCGCCATCGGCGTGAGCAATTTCCAGATCCACCATCTCGAGGATCTGCTGGCCGACTGCGAAATACGGCCGATGGTCAACCAGGTGGAACTGCATCCTCTCCTGACGCAGGAACCGCTGCGCGAGTTTTGCCGGAAGCACCAGATCCAGGTGGAGGCCTGGAGCCCGCTGATGCGGGGACAGATCTTCGACGATCCGGTGGTCGTTGAACTGTGCCGGAAGTACGGCAAGACGCCTGCTCAGATCCTGCTTCGTTGGGACTTGCAGCACGGGATAGTCACCATCCCGAAATCGATCCGTCCGGAGCGGATCCGGGAGAACGCCGACATCTTTGACTTCACCCTTTCGGAAGAGGACATGGCAAAGCTGGATGCCCTGAACGAGAACCGGCGCATCGGTCCCGATCCAGACAACTTTTCTTTTTGA
- a CDS encoding polar amino acid ABC transporter ATP-binding protein — protein sequence MIETHQLGKHFGDKPVLEEINLRVAEREIVVIVGPSGSGKSTLLRCLNGLETITAGSITVDGITVTAGMPPKERKRRVRELRKKTGMVFQSFNLFPHKTVLENIIEAPLVVKRMPKHEAVAMAEALLRKVGLSEKRDEYPSRLSGGQQQRVAIARSLAMQPQIMLFDEPTSALDPELVGEVLEVIRHLASEGMTMIIVTHEMGFAREVADRIIFMSDGRIVEESDSERFFTRPESERARRFLRQLTF from the coding sequence ATGATTGAAACGCACCAGCTGGGAAAACATTTCGGGGACAAGCCGGTCCTGGAGGAGATCAACCTGCGGGTGGCGGAGCGGGAGATCGTGGTGATCGTCGGCCCCAGCGGATCAGGCAAGAGTACTTTGTTACGCTGCTTGAACGGGCTGGAAACCATCACGGCCGGCAGCATTACCGTGGACGGAATCACCGTCACTGCCGGGATGCCGCCAAAAGAGCGCAAGCGCAGGGTGCGGGAACTGCGGAAGAAGACAGGGATGGTGTTCCAGAGTTTCAACCTGTTTCCCCACAAGACGGTGCTGGAAAACATCATCGAGGCGCCGCTCGTCGTGAAGCGGATGCCGAAGCATGAGGCCGTGGCCATGGCGGAAGCATTGTTGCGGAAGGTGGGGCTTTCGGAGAAGCGGGACGAGTATCCCTCCCGTCTCTCCGGCGGGCAGCAGCAGCGCGTGGCGATTGCCCGCTCGCTGGCGATGCAGCCGCAGATCATGCTTTTTGACGAGCCCACTTCCGCGCTGGACCCGGAGCTGGTGGGGGAGGTGCTGGAGGTGATCCGGCACCTGGCCTCCGAAGGGATGACGATGATCATCGTCACGCACGAGATGGGGTTCGCCAGGGAAGTGGCGGACCGGATCATCTTCATGAGCGACGGGCGAATCGTGGAGGAAAGCGACTCAGAGCGATTCTTTACCCGTCCCGAGTCGGAACGGGCGCGCAGGTTTTTGCGGCAGTTGACGTTTTGA
- a CDS encoding ABC transporter permease, producing MQLVLENLPFLLKGAWYTLLITVISMAFGLVIGLIVAIARLKGNRLLRALARGYVSIIRGTPLLVQIFIIYYGLVDFGIRLEPLPAAIIALSINIGAYLSETFRGAILSVPKGQTEAALSLGMTPWQTMRRIVLPQAARVAIPPMGNTFIGMLKETSLVSVIAVTELLRQAQLLIAQYYVIMPFYLAIALMYWLMSTLFSAILGYLEKRLSRAY from the coding sequence TTGCAACTGGTCCTGGAAAATCTCCCGTTTTTGCTGAAGGGAGCCTGGTACACGCTGCTGATCACCGTCATCTCCATGGCATTCGGCCTGGTGATTGGCCTTATCGTGGCGATTGCCCGGTTGAAGGGCAACCGTCTGCTGCGGGCATTGGCAAGGGGGTATGTTTCGATCATCCGGGGAACCCCCTTGCTGGTGCAGATATTTATCATCTATTATGGCCTGGTGGACTTTGGCATCCGCCTGGAGCCGCTGCCGGCGGCGATCATTGCGCTCAGCATCAACATCGGCGCCTACCTGTCGGAGACGTTCCGCGGCGCCATCTTGTCGGTGCCGAAAGGTCAGACGGAAGCGGCCCTGTCGCTGGGCATGACGCCATGGCAGACGATGCGACGCATCGTTCTCCCGCAGGCGGCGCGGGTGGCCATTCCGCCGATGGGGAACACGTTTATCGGGATGCTGAAGGAAACCTCGCTGGTCTCGGTGATCGCCGTCACCGAGCTGCTCCGGCAGGCGCAACTGCTGATCGCGCAGTATTATGTAATCATGCCCTTTTACCTGGCCATCGCGCTGATGTACTGGCTGATGAGCACGCTGTTTTCCGCCATCCTTGGGTATCTGGAGAAAAGGCTGTCGCGCGCATACTAA
- a CDS encoding cysteine ABC transporter substrate-binding protein translates to MTNLGRGFYGKWFAILTVVLALGMVLAACGSQGSGDNPQNQGTENGNTQGSEQAQGGTDQGKDTTSNLYEEIKSKGKMTVGIMGTYPPYNFLNEKKEMDGFDADIAKEVAKRLGVEVEFVPQEWSGMIAGLKQGKFDVVISQMTITDERKKEMDFSEPYIKNSVRIIVQEGRNDIQSLKDFKGKKIGVGLGTNDETYLRTKVLPEYGPFEIMTYNDVITSLMDLNAGRIDATINNMYAIKPLVEKNGLKIKAVGEPVKSDYAGIAMRKGNPELQKAINEALASMKEDGTYEKIFKKWFGEAPSE, encoded by the coding sequence ATGACAAATCTAGGACGGGGGTTTTATGGCAAGTGGTTCGCAATCCTCACGGTAGTCCTGGCTCTTGGGATGGTCCTGGCCGCATGCGGTTCCCAGGGGTCTGGAGATAACCCGCAAAATCAGGGAACTGAAAACGGGAACACTCAGGGTAGCGAACAGGCTCAAGGCGGTACAGACCAAGGGAAAGATACAACATCTAACTTGTACGAAGAAATCAAATCCAAGGGCAAGATGACAGTGGGCATCATGGGCACCTATCCGCCGTATAACTTTCTCAACGAGAAGAAGGAAATGGACGGATTTGACGCAGACATCGCGAAGGAAGTCGCCAAGCGTCTCGGCGTGGAGGTGGAGTTTGTCCCGCAGGAGTGGTCCGGGATGATTGCGGGACTGAAGCAGGGTAAGTTTGACGTGGTTATCAGCCAAATGACGATTACGGATGAAAGAAAGAAGGAGATGGACTTCTCCGAGCCGTATATCAAAAACTCGGTGCGGATTATCGTCCAGGAAGGGCGGAACGACATCCAGTCGCTGAAAGACTTCAAGGGGAAAAAGATCGGTGTGGGCCTTGGCACCAATGACGAAACCTATCTGAGGACGAAGGTGTTGCCGGAGTATGGCCCGTTTGAGATCATGACGTATAATGATGTCATCACCTCTTTGATGGATCTGAATGCGGGACGGATTGACGCGACGATCAACAACATGTACGCCATCAAGCCGCTGGTGGAGAAAAACGGCTTGAAGATCAAGGCGGTCGGGGAACCGGTCAAGTCGGACTACGCCGGAATCGCCATGCGCAAAGGCAATCCGGAACTGCAGAAAGCCATCAACGAGGCCTTGGCATCCATGAAGGAAGACGGCACGTACGAAAAGATCTTCAAGAAGTGGTTTGGTGAAGCGCCGTCCGAGTAA